In Halorhabdus rudnickae, the following proteins share a genomic window:
- a CDS encoding sodium:calcium antiporter, protein MSTSTLLTDVAIIVLAAGAIWFGSGWLEEASDRLASHYGLPQVVQGAVIAAVGSSMPELATVVIAGLAGSLAIGVGGIVGSAIFNVLVIPGFAGLLTDDPIESNRTLVYKEAQFYMLAVSALLITFALGVIYYPAGDGLSGTITRPLALLPLALYGLYVFIQYQDTADHVPGDDESGNAVDPGRQWLRLAAGLAVILLAVHFLVEAVSSLGMIFGVPEFLLGVTIVAGATSLPDSLVSVRAARARRPVASLANVLGSNTFDLLVAIPIGILLVGEETIDFAMAVPMFGVLTTATIALFTVMRTDLTLSEREAVGLLGIYALFVGWVVLETLDVAVDLLPNA, encoded by the coding sequence ATGAGTACTAGCACACTGCTCACCGACGTCGCCATCATCGTATTGGCTGCCGGAGCCATCTGGTTCGGTAGCGGCTGGCTCGAGGAGGCCAGCGATCGGCTGGCAAGCCATTACGGCCTCCCGCAGGTCGTCCAGGGAGCCGTGATTGCCGCTGTCGGTTCGAGCATGCCGGAACTCGCGACTGTCGTGATCGCCGGTCTGGCCGGCTCGCTGGCGATCGGCGTCGGTGGGATCGTGGGATCGGCAATCTTCAACGTCTTGGTCATCCCCGGGTTCGCCGGGTTGTTGACCGACGACCCGATCGAATCCAACCGGACGCTCGTCTACAAGGAGGCCCAGTTCTACATGCTGGCCGTCTCGGCGCTGTTGATCACCTTCGCGCTGGGCGTCATCTACTACCCCGCCGGGGATGGCCTTTCGGGAACGATCACCCGGCCCCTCGCGCTGCTTCCGCTGGCACTGTACGGCCTGTACGTTTTCATCCAGTACCAAGACACGGCTGATCACGTGCCTGGGGACGACGAGTCGGGGAACGCAGTCGATCCGGGTCGGCAATGGCTTCGGCTGGCGGCCGGGCTGGCCGTCATCCTCCTCGCCGTACACTTCCTCGTCGAGGCCGTCTCCTCGTTGGGTATGATCTTCGGCGTTCCCGAGTTCTTGCTGGGCGTGACGATCGTCGCCGGTGCAACCAGTCTGCCGGACTCGCTGGTCAGCGTCCGGGCCGCACGCGCACGGCGGCCGGTTGCGTCGCTGGCAAACGTCCTCGGATCGAATACGTTCGACCTGCTCGTGGCGATTCCGATCGGTATCCTGCTGGTCGGCGAGGAGACGATCGACTTCGCGATGGCCGTCCCGATGTTCGGCGTGCTCACGACGGCGACAATCGCGCTCTTTACCGTCATGCGAACTGACCTTACGCTGTCCGAGCGGGAAGCAGTCGGCCTGCTGGGGATCTACGCGCTGTTCGTCGGCTGGGTGGTTCTCGAAACGCTCGACGTGGCGGTCGATCTGTTGCCGAATGCGTGA